Proteins encoded by one window of Cannabis sativa cultivar Pink pepper isolate KNU-18-1 chromosome 4, ASM2916894v1, whole genome shotgun sequence:
- the LOC115712390 gene encoding protein SULFUR DEFICIENCY-INDUCED 1: MEVNNYLKMQKMMMMSNNTNKKDDLYHVIHKVPSGDTPYVRAKHAQLVEKDPEGALVLFWEAINSGDRVDSALKDMAVVMKQLNRSEQAIQAVLSFRGLCSKQAQDSLDNVLIDLYKKCGKVEEQIELLKRKLRLIYQGEVFHGKPTKTARSHGKKFQVSVKQETSRLLGNLGWAYMQKPNYMMAEVVYRKAQMIDPDSNKANNLGLCLMKQGRYSDANLVLQDILQGRLPGSEDSKTRKRAQELLMDLESRNPPSPLDLLGLDDDFVNGLEQLMNERGPFRSKRLPIFEEITPFRDQLAC; encoded by the exons gaagatgcagaagatgatgatgatgagcaaTAATACTAATAAAAAGGATGATCTTTATCATGTGATTCACAAGGTCCCTTCTGGTGATACTCCTTATGTTAGAGCCAAACATGCTCAG CTAGTTGAAAAGGATCCAGAAGGGGCATTAGTGTTGTTTTGGGAAGCCATAAACTCAGGAGATAGAGTAGACAGTGCCCTAAAAGACATGGCTGTAGTAATGAAACAGCTCAATCGATCTGAACAAGCCATTCAAGCTGTTTTGTCTTTTAGAGGCCTCTGCTCTAAACAAGCACAGGATTCACTTGATAATGTCCTCATCGATTTATACaag AAATGTGGGAAAGTTGAGGAGCAAATTGAGCTACTAAAACGAAAGCTTAGGTTGATTTATCAAGGAGAGGTTTTTCATGGGAAACCTACCAAGACAGCTCGATCTCATGGCAAGAAATTCCAGGTTTCTGTTAAGCAAGAAACATCAAGGTTATTA GGTAATTTGGGCTGGGCCTATATGCAAAAGCCGAACTATATGATGGCTGAAGTTGTTTATCGAAAAGCCCAAATGATTGATCCAGACTCAAATAAGGCCAACAATTTGGGCCTATGCCTTATGAAACAAGGCCGATATAGTGATGCCAATTTAGTTTTACAAGATATATTACAAGGAAGGCTTCCGGGTTCTGAAGATTCAAAGACACGTAAAAGGGCCCAAGAATTGTTAATGGATCTTGAGTCAAGAAACCCTCCTTCGCCATTGGATCTATTGGGCCTTGATGATGATTTTGTCAATGGGCTTGAGCAGTTGATGAATGAGAGAGGCCCATTTAGATCTAAAAGACTTCCCATCTTTGAAGAGATCACTCCATTTAGAGATCAATTGGCATGTTAA